From a single Polynucleobacter asymbioticus QLW-P1DMWA-1 genomic region:
- a CDS encoding amidase, translating to MKDLESLSASQAAKALSRREIKSSDLLLSCLDRIGQKESILKAWVSLDKENALSRAKTLDKGPVKGILHGLPIGVKDLFDTYDLPTAYGSPIYAKHYPSTDAVSVALMRRAGGIILGKTVTTEFASFKSGLTRNPHDEERTPGGSSSGSAAAVADFMVPLATGSQTAGSIIRPASFCGVVGFKPSFGKISVAGVKSLAPSFDTLGCFGRSIDDVALGVAAMSDDLAMAKVEDLHIKPRIALCKTFDSEFASKETMGALALARFTAEAIAKGVVSDLSLPSSLKDIRAVQTRIMLSEMSRSLAFEMDHFSKKLSPLLIKQIQAGDQISYEQYSKDLHFSQEAVATIKSVFTEEVDIIIAPSAIGEAPLIKDGTGDPIFCRGWTLLGLPCINLTITTGPNGLPVGVQLIAGPGKDHFLLSVAKAFAKALPDPVLREQA from the coding sequence ATGAAAGATCTAGAAAGCCTGAGCGCATCCCAAGCGGCAAAAGCCCTATCACGCAGGGAAATTAAATCTAGCGACCTATTGCTCTCCTGCCTTGACCGAATTGGCCAAAAAGAGAGTATTTTGAAGGCCTGGGTAAGCCTGGATAAGGAAAACGCCTTAAGTCGTGCCAAAACGCTAGATAAGGGCCCTGTTAAAGGAATTCTGCATGGTTTACCCATCGGAGTGAAGGATCTTTTTGATACTTACGACTTACCAACCGCCTATGGCTCCCCAATTTACGCGAAGCACTATCCAAGTACAGATGCCGTCTCAGTAGCGCTGATGAGGCGTGCTGGCGGCATTATTTTGGGTAAAACTGTCACAACTGAGTTCGCCTCCTTCAAAAGTGGGCTCACACGTAACCCCCATGATGAGGAACGTACCCCCGGAGGATCCTCTAGCGGCTCAGCAGCAGCGGTTGCTGATTTTATGGTTCCACTCGCAACCGGAAGTCAAACGGCAGGTTCCATTATTCGCCCGGCATCGTTTTGTGGCGTAGTGGGATTTAAGCCATCATTTGGAAAAATTAGTGTGGCAGGCGTCAAGAGTCTAGCGCCCTCTTTCGATACCCTGGGTTGTTTTGGCAGAAGCATCGACGATGTTGCGCTTGGGGTTGCGGCAATGAGTGATGATCTAGCGATGGCAAAGGTGGAAGATCTCCACATAAAACCCCGTATTGCGTTATGCAAAACATTTGATTCTGAGTTTGCAAGTAAAGAGACAATGGGTGCTTTAGCACTTGCACGTTTTACTGCGGAAGCCATAGCCAAAGGGGTTGTTAGTGACCTCAGCCTCCCATCGTCACTGAAAGATATTCGAGCAGTTCAAACTCGCATCATGCTTTCCGAAATGTCACGTAGCCTCGCTTTTGAAATGGATCACTTTTCAAAGAAACTGAGCCCCCTTTTGATTAAACAAATTCAAGCTGGCGATCAAATTTCCTACGAACAGTACTCCAAGGATTTGCATTTCTCCCAAGAGGCGGTAGCGACGATTAAATCAGTCTTTACCGAGGAAGTTGACATCATTATTGCGCCTAGTGCTATTGGCGAGGCGCCGTTAATAAAAGATGGTACCGGTGATCCGATATTTTGTAGAGGCTGGACCCTGCTTGGATTGCCTTGCATCAATCTCACAATAACAACTGGACCCAATGGTCTGCCGGTAGGCGTTCAACTCATTGCGGGTCCAGGCAAAGATCACTTTTTACTCAGTGTTGCTAAGGCTTTTGCAAAAGCGCTGCCTGATCCCGTATTACGGGAGCAGGCGTAA
- a CDS encoding Bug family tripartite tricarboxylate transporter substrate binding protein, protein MGFVLTIQTLSAQTFPDRPIVLVVPNPPGGLVDTSARLLSEPLTRVIGQPVIVDNKPGASGNTAYQYVAKAKPDGYTLLISYSGYHVGNPALMDKLPWDPIKDFSPIALLTVSTNVIAVHPSLPVNNLKEFIAYAKANPGKLNYASQGNGSVSHIGTEMFKQSTGVDMVHVPYKGSGPAIQDVLAGQVQVFISTPPSVMQHVQSGKLKGLAVTGKNRHPGMPNVPTTAEAGLPSFQLESWVALYAPAGTPAPIIATLTDAVKKSLALPEIKERADVAGVELRYLTPGATDALVKKELPYWSKAIKSAHITLD, encoded by the coding sequence ATAGGTTTTGTATTAACCATCCAAACTCTGTCAGCTCAGACCTTTCCAGACAGGCCGATTGTTTTGGTTGTGCCTAATCCTCCTGGAGGATTGGTTGATACATCAGCTCGTTTATTAAGTGAGCCCTTAACTCGCGTTATAGGTCAGCCAGTCATCGTAGATAACAAACCAGGCGCAAGCGGTAATACGGCATACCAATATGTAGCCAAAGCTAAACCTGATGGTTATACCTTGCTGATTTCCTATTCTGGCTACCACGTTGGTAATCCTGCGCTCATGGATAAGCTACCATGGGATCCAATTAAGGATTTTTCTCCTATTGCATTACTTACCGTATCTACTAATGTCATCGCTGTTCATCCATCATTACCAGTAAATAACTTGAAGGAGTTTATTGCGTATGCAAAAGCTAATCCCGGCAAATTAAATTACGCCTCACAGGGAAATGGATCTGTTTCCCATATTGGTACAGAGATGTTTAAACAGTCCACTGGTGTCGATATGGTTCACGTACCCTATAAGGGCTCTGGCCCCGCTATTCAAGATGTACTGGCCGGTCAGGTTCAGGTGTTTATCTCCACACCGCCTTCGGTCATGCAGCATGTGCAAAGCGGTAAATTAAAGGGCTTAGCAGTTACTGGAAAAAATCGCCATCCTGGCATGCCTAATGTTCCAACCACTGCCGAGGCTGGATTGCCCTCGTTTCAGCTCGAGTCTTGGGTTGCGTTATATGCCCCTGCAGGAACTCCTGCGCCAATTATTGCTACCCTCACTGATGCGGTAAAGAAAAGCCTGGCTCTTCCTGAGATTAAGGAGCGCGCTGATGTTGCTGGTGTGGAATTGCGATACCTGACTCCAGGTGCAACGGATGCTTTAGTAAAAAAAGAGTTGCCTTACTGGAGCAAGGCAATCAAATCAGCGCACATTACGCTTGATTAA
- a CDS encoding SprT family zinc-dependent metalloprotease, producing the protein MTQHSVREAWLEDAVRHLEPVFSKAGYAIPPVRVSCGFPASSSPRTTLGQCWPRERSGGGVNEIFISPKIDDPVQLLDTLVHELCHAVDDCFSGHGEDFKGIAQTVGLEGPARMAHATEELTVRLMMISQELGPYPHQAIVFPPPRPSNASRSKAKCGQCGYEVTLLKKWASYGAPICPKDNIRMLEDIPETIKNTTEHDSESVGKGAKAPPDEIRRAIS; encoded by the coding sequence ATGACGCAACATTCTGTACGAGAAGCTTGGCTCGAAGACGCTGTAAGACACCTTGAGCCTGTATTTTCTAAAGCGGGCTATGCCATTCCGCCGGTGAGAGTCTCCTGTGGCTTTCCAGCCTCAAGTAGCCCAAGAACCACGCTTGGCCAATGTTGGCCGCGAGAGCGTTCAGGAGGTGGTGTAAATGAGATCTTTATCTCACCTAAAATCGACGACCCCGTTCAGTTGTTAGACACCTTGGTACACGAGTTATGTCACGCGGTTGATGATTGTTTTAGCGGTCACGGTGAGGACTTTAAGGGGATTGCTCAGACAGTTGGATTAGAGGGTCCAGCAAGAATGGCGCATGCAACAGAAGAGCTGACAGTTAGACTCATGATGATTAGTCAAGAGTTGGGACCTTATCCTCATCAAGCCATCGTGTTTCCACCTCCAAGACCTAGCAACGCCAGTAGAAGTAAGGCGAAGTGCGGACAGTGCGGCTATGAAGTGACTTTGCTCAAAAAGTGGGCCAGTTACGGCGCACCGATTTGCCCCAAAGATAACATCCGCATGTTAGAAGATATTCCTGAAACTATTAAGAACACAACTGAGCACGACAGTGAATCAGTAGGTAAGGGCGCGAAAGCGCCTCCCGATGAGATTCGAAGAGCGATTAGTTAA